The region ATAGACCTTGAGATAAACAAAGGCGAAATTGTTTCTGTTGTGGGCGCTTCGGGCGCAGGAAAATCAACCCTGTTGCATATTATAGGCACAATTGACCGTGCAGATACCGGCATTGTAACATTTGACAATGTTAACATTCAAAAATTAAATGAACGTAAAATTGCGGCATTCAGAAATCAAAATATAGGTTTTGTTTTTCAGTTTCATCATCTGCTGCCTGAATTTACAGCACTTGAAAATGTTTTTATACCTGCACTTATCGCAAAAAGAACAAGAAAAGAAGCTGAGAAGAAAGCGTTAGAAGTTCTGGATTTATTATCGCTGAGTGACCGCGTCGGGCATAAGCCGTCAGAACTCTCAGGTGGCGAACAGCAGCGGGTTGCAGTGGCTCGGGCGCTCATCAATAATCCGGCAGTGGTACTTGCCGACGAACCTTCGGGAAACCTGGACTCGGTAAATGCACGCGAACTCCACCAACTGTTTTTTGACCTGCGAACGAAGCTGAATCAAACGTTTATCATTGTAACCCATAACGAAGAACTTGCCGGTATGGCCGACCGGAAACTCACCATGAAAGATGGTCTGATAACAGGATGATAATTTCCCGAACCGCATTGGAAACGCGATTCAGATTACACTTCTTTACCGAGCAAAACCTCTTCAATAGCCTGTTTCATCGAGTCTTTCGGCAACGCACCAACCATCATTTGAGGCTCACCTATTTTAGGAATAAACAATATACTTGGAATACTCCTAATGCCGAAAACGCCCGCTAATTCTTCTTCAGCTTCAGTATCCACTTTATAAATGTCAATTTTTCCGGCATATTCAACAGAAAGCTCTTCCAGAATCGGGGCTACCATTTTACAAGGACCACACCAATCGGCATAGAAATCAATGATTGCAGGAAGTGCGCCACTAAATTTCCATTCTGTTTCAGTTTCGAAATTAAATACTTTTTCTTTGAACGATTCTTTGGTCAGGTGTTCCATTATCTTATGGGCACCTCTATAAACTACTTTTTTGATGCCGCTATTTGACACAAATGTAATA is a window of Bacteroidota bacterium DNA encoding:
- a CDS encoding ABC transporter ATP-binding protein, which codes for MITISGVHKSYGNLKVLKGIDLEINKGEIVSVVGASGAGKSTLLHIIGTIDRADTGIVTFDNVNIQKLNERKIAAFRNQNIGFVFQFHHLLPEFTALENVFIPALIAKRTRKEAEKKALEVLDLLSLSDRVGHKPSELSGGEQQRVAVARALINNPAVVLADEPSGNLDSVNARELHQLFFDLRTKLNQTFIIVTHNEELAGMADRKLTMKDGLITG
- the trxA gene encoding thioredoxin; its protein translation is MMEHLTKESFKEKVFNFETETEWKFSGALPAIIDFYADWCGPCKMVAPILEELSVEYAGKIDIYKVDTEAEEELAGVFGIRSIPSILFIPKIGEPQMMVGALPKDSMKQAIEEVLLGKEV